One Chloroflexaceae bacterium DNA window includes the following coding sequences:
- the murJ gene encoding murein biosynthesis integral membrane protein MurJ, which translates to MNDTVQSGVAARGILSAALLIAVGNILSRLVGFIREPIIAYFFGRGVAVDAFQIAWTVPSTVYDLLIAGAVSAALVPVFSEYAEGDRDEFWRVVSGVLTLALAALTAVVALALWQAPLIVALLTRPQESVLRDLAIPMVRLLMPAVLLMGISGLATAVLHARRRFLLPAFVMVAFNLGMVLGVVTLHDRFGVNSLAVGAFIGALAQVALQLPGLRGARLRPTLGLGHPAVRRIVRLYAPVALGIGFSIIGTLIDRWLASGFEGALSAMRYATTLIQFPLGLVASAVALAVLPTLSRQSAVAAESEFQTTLAMGLKVVLLLILPATTGLAVLATPITSLVFERGAFGPEDTHITALALLLYLPGLPAAALDQVLIFAFYARKNTLTPNLIQGAAILCYLLTALPLLWFTRLGFLALVIGNSAQWIGHALITCALLSRAAPLRDQRLGEAAFKGVLASALMAATVAGLATALGAAPAVLVVTLAGGAGMLLYLAVSAGLRVEALGFFIAALRARL; encoded by the coding sequence ATGAATGACACCGTCCAGAGCGGCGTGGCCGCGCGAGGCATTCTCTCGGCTGCGCTGCTTATCGCGGTCGGGAACATCCTCAGCCGACTGGTCGGCTTCATCCGCGAGCCAATCATCGCCTACTTCTTTGGACGCGGCGTGGCAGTGGATGCGTTCCAGATCGCCTGGACGGTTCCCAGCACTGTCTACGACTTGCTGATTGCCGGGGCTGTGAGCGCCGCCCTTGTGCCGGTGTTCTCGGAGTATGCCGAAGGTGATCGCGACGAGTTCTGGCGGGTCGTCTCGGGCGTGTTGACCCTGGCTCTCGCTGCGCTGACGGCCGTCGTCGCCCTGGCCCTCTGGCAGGCGCCCCTGATCGTGGCGCTCCTCACTCGCCCCCAGGAGAGCGTCCTGCGCGACCTGGCCATTCCGATGGTGCGCCTGCTGATGCCAGCGGTGCTGCTGATGGGCATCTCAGGGCTGGCAACAGCGGTGCTCCACGCCCGGCGACGCTTCCTGCTGCCGGCCTTCGTAATGGTCGCTTTCAACCTCGGGATGGTCCTGGGGGTAGTCACGCTCCACGACCGGTTCGGCGTCAACAGCCTGGCCGTTGGCGCCTTCATTGGCGCGCTGGCCCAGGTCGCGCTGCAACTCCCCGGCCTGCGCGGGGCGCGTTTGCGGCCAACCCTGGGGTTGGGACACCCCGCCGTGCGACGGATCGTGCGCCTGTATGCCCCCGTAGCGCTGGGGATCGGCTTTTCAATCATCGGCACGTTGATTGACCGGTGGCTGGCTTCGGGCTTCGAGGGCGCCCTGAGCGCGATGCGCTACGCTACCACGCTCATCCAGTTCCCCCTCGGCCTGGTGGCGTCGGCGGTCGCCCTGGCCGTGCTGCCGACCCTGTCGCGCCAGAGCGCTGTGGCCGCCGAGTCGGAGTTTCAAACTACGCTGGCAATGGGCTTGAAGGTCGTGCTGCTGTTGATCCTGCCGGCCACGACAGGGCTGGCAGTCCTGGCAACACCGATCACCAGTCTGGTCTTCGAACGGGGCGCCTTCGGTCCTGAGGACACGCACATCACTGCCCTGGCCCTCCTGCTCTACCTGCCCGGCTTACCTGCCGCCGCGCTGGACCAGGTGCTGATCTTCGCCTTCTACGCCCGTAAGAACACCCTTACACCTAACCTGATCCAGGGGGCGGCCATTCTCTGCTATCTCTTAACCGCCCTGCCGCTGCTCTGGTTCACCCGGCTGGGCTTTCTGGCCCTGGTGATCGGCAATTCGGCCCAGTGGATCGGCCACGCTCTGATCACCTGCGCGCTCCTCAGCCGTGCAGCGCCCCTGCGCGACCAGCGCCTGGGCGAAGCGGCATTCAAAGGCGTGCTGGCCAGCGCCCTCATGGCCGCGACCGTTGCCGGGCTTGCCACAGCGCTCGGCGCTGCCCCTGCCGTGCTGGTCGTGACGCTCGCCGGGGGCGCGGGGATGCTGCTCTACCTGGCGGTAAGCGCCGGCCTGCGCGTCGAGGCCCTGGGGTTCTTCATCGCCGCCCTCCGGGCGCGCCTGTAG
- a CDS encoding nucleoside hydrolase, with protein sequence MNVPPPRRVVLDTDPGIDDALAILLGLASPEIDLVALSVVHGNCTLAEAVTNALAVAELAGRPDLAVAAGCDRPLLRPAVTAHDTHGAKGLGYASLSQSAAQPVAEHAVDVLIREVMAAPGEVTLVAVGPLTNVALALRKEPRMARAVRECIFMGGAFRAEGNITPLAEFNVFVDPHAAQIVFSSGMPLTIMPWDITRDVRLTQADVDRLLERGGPIPRFIADATRYYLEFHLQEFGWAGCSINDPAALSLAWWPELAQTRDLYVEVELASELTLGKTVGDFSGKSGRAPNARLVESFDAKEFIARFLRRMEDLADRLAA encoded by the coding sequence ATGAACGTTCCTCCTCCCCGTCGCGTGGTGCTCGACACCGATCCGGGAATTGACGATGCCCTGGCCATTCTCCTGGGACTGGCCTCGCCCGAAATTGACCTGGTCGCCCTTTCGGTCGTGCACGGCAACTGCACCCTGGCCGAAGCGGTAACCAACGCGCTGGCGGTAGCGGAACTGGCGGGCCGGCCCGACCTCGCGGTGGCGGCGGGCTGTGACCGGCCCCTGCTGCGCCCGGCGGTAACGGCGCACGACACCCACGGAGCGAAGGGTCTGGGCTACGCCAGCCTGTCGCAGAGCGCAGCGCAGCCGGTGGCGGAGCATGCGGTGGATGTGCTGATCCGTGAGGTGATGGCCGCGCCGGGTGAGGTCACCCTGGTTGCGGTCGGCCCGCTGACGAATGTGGCCCTGGCCCTGCGGAAAGAGCCGCGCATGGCCCGGGCGGTCCGCGAGTGTATTTTCATGGGCGGGGCCTTTCGCGCCGAGGGCAACATCACGCCCCTGGCCGAGTTCAACGTCTTCGTTGACCCCCACGCAGCGCAGATCGTTTTTTCCAGCGGCATGCCGCTGACGATTATGCCGTGGGACATCACCCGCGACGTGCGGTTGACGCAGGCCGATGTGGACCGGCTGCTGGAGCGCGGCGGCCCGATCCCCCGCTTTATCGCCGACGCGACTCGTTACTACCTCGAATTTCATCTGCAAGAGTTTGGCTGGGCGGGCTGCTCGATCAACGACCCGGCGGCCCTATCGCTGGCGTGGTGGCCGGAACTGGCGCAAACGCGCGATCTCTACGTGGAGGTGGAACTGGCAAGCGAATTGACTCTGGGCAAGACGGTGGGCGATTTTAGCGGCAAGAGCGGGCGCGCGCCAAATGCGCGCCTGGTGGAGTCCTTCGACGCGAAGGAGTTTATCGCGCGTTTTCTGCGACGGATGGAGGACCTGGCGGATCGGCTGGCGGCGTAG
- a CDS encoding ribonuclease H-like domain-containing protein, whose translation MRAYLDIETTFTGAISVIGIYRPDHGAIQLVGSGVTDVNLYGALEGIGTLVTFNGSGFDLPVIRKRLLADLRAEYDHRDLLYICRRRGLRGGLKVVEQRLGIRRDTAGISGWDAPRLWQRYETEGDQAALHTLLAYNYEDVVNLAILEALLDGHTVVAPVPAIRIVIQ comes from the coding sequence ATGCGCGCCTATCTGGACATTGAGACGACCTTCACCGGCGCGATCAGCGTCATCGGCATCTATCGCCCCGACCACGGCGCCATCCAGCTTGTCGGCAGCGGCGTTACCGATGTGAACCTCTACGGGGCCCTGGAAGGGATTGGCACGCTTGTCACCTTCAACGGCAGCGGCTTCGATCTTCCGGTCATCCGCAAGCGCCTCCTGGCCGATCTACGGGCCGAATATGACCACCGCGACCTGCTGTACATCTGCCGCCGGCGCGGGTTGCGCGGCGGGCTGAAGGTCGTGGAGCAACGCCTCGGCATTCGCCGAGATACCGCAGGGATCAGCGGCTGGGACGCCCCGCGCCTCTGGCAACGCTACGAGACTGAGGGCGACCAGGCCGCGCTGCACACGCTGCTGGCCTACAATTATGAAGATGTGGTCAATCTGGCGATCCTGGAGGCTCTCCTCGACGGCCATACGGTTGTCGCGCCGGTCCCTGCCATCCGCATTGTGATACAGTAA
- the pknB gene encoding Stk1 family PASTA domain-containing Ser/Thr kinase gives MQQTILDSRYELERLIGEGGMARVYAGRDLRLNRRVAIKIPHSHYLSDPDFLSRFRHEAQAAAMLTHPNIVDVYDVGQDGDIHYLVMEYVEGTNLKTIITHEAPLPIARAVDLAAQIAHGLHAAHRAGLIHRDIKPQNIIVTPDGQAHITDFGVAKSPLSTALTETGVAFGTVDYLSPEQAQGRPATPLSDVYALGVVLYEMLTGRLPFTGDNALAVAMKHVTEPPAPPRQLVPGIPPGLEALVLRAMAKDPAQRPASALEFAEALRAYDRAAQQETLVAPGLSRPAAPLPRVQNPGSGRPAAPPASGTTGRVPIPPPRGAPARAPSQDGIGCGVFVVGLLVLAGVLGLILLISTGAVGQLFAGWGGGGNGGSVIATPTPTPETGTPTPTPQVTVVVPDLSNYSGEAADQLLRQASLQPVRREAHNAEVAIGLVISQDVPAGSLLPPGSPVTYTVSLGPQLVELPNVTRIPAAIARDRLTAQGLRVEVREEPSREVDAGFVISQSPNAGLSVPVGSTVTIVVSRGDVVRFPNVIGLQRDQAEQILRATPGLTLIFVDEQGPDRLPGYENYADNEVVSAQIENGPGILNGDYIPRGSNIILGVKRPG, from the coding sequence ATGCAGCAAACGATACTCGATAGCCGCTACGAACTGGAGCGCCTGATCGGCGAGGGGGGCATGGCTCGCGTTTACGCCGGTCGCGATCTTCGGCTCAACCGGCGCGTCGCTATTAAAATCCCCCATAGCCACTACCTCAGCGACCCCGACTTTCTCAGCCGCTTCCGCCACGAGGCCCAGGCGGCCGCCATGCTGACCCATCCGAACATCGTAGATGTCTACGATGTTGGTCAGGACGGCGATATTCATTACCTGGTGATGGAGTATGTCGAGGGCACGAATCTCAAGACAATCATCACCCATGAGGCCCCTCTGCCAATCGCCCGCGCCGTCGATCTCGCCGCGCAGATCGCCCATGGCCTGCATGCCGCCCACCGCGCCGGTTTGATCCACCGCGACATCAAACCCCAGAACATTATCGTTACGCCCGATGGCCAGGCCCACATCACCGATTTTGGGGTCGCCAAAAGCCCCCTGTCCACCGCCCTTACCGAAACGGGAGTGGCCTTCGGCACGGTTGATTATCTCTCCCCCGAGCAGGCCCAGGGCCGGCCTGCCACGCCGCTCTCCGACGTATATGCCCTGGGAGTGGTCCTGTACGAGATGTTGACCGGTCGCCTGCCGTTCACCGGCGACAATGCCCTGGCCGTGGCGATGAAGCACGTTACCGAGCCGCCGGCACCTCCACGACAGCTTGTTCCGGGCATTCCGCCCGGGCTGGAGGCCCTGGTGCTGCGGGCCATGGCCAAGGACCCGGCCCAGCGCCCCGCCAGCGCTCTGGAGTTCGCCGAGGCCCTCAGGGCCTATGATCGGGCCGCGCAGCAGGAGACGCTGGTCGCCCCCGGGCTGTCCCGTCCCGCCGCTCCTCTGCCTCGCGTTCAGAATCCCGGCAGTGGGCGCCCGGCGGCGCCTCCGGCCAGCGGCACAACGGGCCGTGTGCCCATTCCCCCGCCCCGCGGCGCTCCCGCGCGTGCTCCCAGCCAGGACGGGATCGGGTGTGGCGTTTTTGTAGTCGGTTTGCTGGTGCTCGCCGGAGTGCTGGGGCTGATCTTGCTCATCAGCACCGGCGCCGTCGGGCAACTCTTCGCGGGATGGGGCGGCGGCGGCAATGGCGGCAGCGTGATCGCGACGCCTACCCCCACTCCTGAAACCGGCACCCCGACCCCTACCCCTCAGGTAACGGTCGTTGTGCCGGATCTGAGCAACTACAGCGGCGAAGCCGCCGATCAACTGCTGCGCCAGGCATCGTTGCAACCGGTGCGCCGTGAAGCGCACAACGCCGAGGTGGCCATCGGCCTGGTGATCAGCCAGGATGTGCCCGCGGGCAGCCTGCTGCCTCCAGGAAGCCCGGTCACCTACACGGTTAGTCTGGGGCCGCAACTGGTTGAATTGCCCAACGTGACCCGCATTCCAGCGGCGATCGCTCGCGACCGGCTGACCGCTCAGGGCTTGCGGGTTGAGGTGCGTGAGGAACCCAGCCGCGAGGTGGATGCCGGCTTTGTTATCAGCCAGTCCCCCAACGCCGGGCTGAGCGTGCCCGTGGGTAGTACAGTAACCATTGTGGTGAGCCGGGGCGATGTGGTGCGTTTCCCCAATGTGATCGGATTGCAACGCGACCAGGCCGAGCAGATCCTCCGCGCGACCCCCGGCCTCACCCTGATTTTTGTTGATGAACAGGGACCTGATCGGCTCCCCGGATACGAAAACTATGCCGACAACGAGGTCGTGAGCGCGCAGATCGAAAACGGGCCCGGAATCCTGAATGGCGACTATATTCCGCGAGGCAGCAATATTATCCTGGGTGTGAAACGTCCGGGCTAA